Proteins found in one Mycteria americana isolate JAX WOST 10 ecotype Jacksonville Zoo and Gardens chromosome 8, USCA_MyAme_1.0, whole genome shotgun sequence genomic segment:
- the GRPEL2 gene encoding grpE protein homolog 2, mitochondrial, with product MAARSLRRFGTVLPFGGAPRRGSLYFRGSPCVFSTAAQQRSTGDECGPEDPRDEPKHPLSDCALEHKAIKLEEQVRDLTERYRKALADSENVRRRTQKFVEDAKLFGIQSFCRDLVEVADILEKTAESAAEEAEPSNPNPTLNKIYEGLSLIEAKLQSVFAKHGLQKMNPVGGKYDPYDHEIVCHVPAEGMQPGTIALVTQDGYKLHGRTIRHALVGVAVESQE from the exons ATGGCCGCCCGCTCCCTGCGGCGCTTCGGGACCGTCCTCCCCTTCGGCGGCGCGCCGCGGCGCGGCAG TTTGTATTTCAGGGGGTCCCCATGTGTTTtcagcactgcagctcagcagagaagtACAGGAGACGAGTGTGGCCCAGAAGATCCCCGTGATGAGCCCAAGCATCCCCTTTCTGACTGTGCCTTAGAGCACAAAGCCATCAAATTGGAAGAACAAGTCCGGGATTTAACT GAGCGATACCGGAAAGCTTTGGCAGATTCTGAGAATGTCCGGAGGAGAACACAGAAGTTTGTGGAAGATGCCAAGCTCTTTG GGATCCAGAGTTTCTGCAGGGACCTTGTGGAGGTAGCAGATATCTTGGAGAAGACTGCCGAGagtgctgcagaagaagcagagcCTAGTAATCCAAATCCAACCCTGAATAAAATCTATGAAGGCCTCTCTCTCATAGAGGCCAAATTGCAAAGTGTATTTGCCAAACATGGCCTTCAGAAGATGAACCCTGTTGGTGGCAAATATGATCCATATGACCATGAAATAGTCTGCCATGTACCAGCCGAGGGAATGCAGCCGGGCACAATAGCACTGGTGACTCAGGATGGCTATAAACTCCATGGTCGCACTATCAGACACGCACTTGTCGGCGTGGCAGTAGAGTCACAGGAATGA
- the PCYOX1L gene encoding prenylcysteine oxidase 1-like isoform X1: MAPPPAALLLPALAALLAAPAAARAPPRSIAVVGAGLGGSAVAYFLQQHFGPQVQLDVYEPAGVGGRLATVTVNKQQYESRGASIHALSLHMQDFVKILGLKHRREVAGKSAIFSGEHFVLEETDWYLLNLFRLWWHYGISFLRLQMWVEEVMEKFMRIYKYQAHGYAFSSLEELLRSLGGDAFVNMTQRSVAESLLEVGVTQRFVDDVIAAVLRSSYGQSVLVPAFAGAMSLAGAQGSTWAVEGGNKLVCSGLLKLTKANVIPARVTGISLHSSEGRALYQVHYEGSEGQGSAFYDMVVVTTPLHPSRSNFTFENFEPPIADFPGAFQPSVTSVVHGYLNSSYFGFPDPKLFPFASILTTDTPNLFFNAMDNICPVNISAAFRRKQPQEAAVWRVLSQQLLDKQQLKTLFRSYYSVQVTEWQAYPRYDAAKSLPPIVLHENLFYLSGVEWVASSMEMIAVAAKNVALLAYNRWHQDLEKIDQKDLMHKVKTEL; the protein is encoded by the exons atggccccgccgcccgccgcgctgctcCTGCCGGCCCTCGCCGCCCTCctggccgcgcccgccgccgcccgcgccccgccgcgcagcATCG CCGTGGTGGGCGCCGGGCTGGGCGGCTCGGCCGTCGCCTACTTCCTGCAGCAGCACTTCGGGCCGCAGGTGCAGCTGGACGTGTACGAGCCGGCGGGCGTGGGTGGCCGGCTGGCCACCGTCACCGTGAACAAGCAGCAGTACGAGAGCAGGGGAGCCTCCATCCACGCCCTCAGCCTCCACATGCAGGACTTCGTCAAGATCCTTG gccTCAAGCACCGGCGTGAGGTGGCAGGGAAGAGTGCCATATTCAGCGGGGAGCACTTCGTCCTGGAGGAGACTGACTGGTACCTGCTCAACCTCTTCCGGCTCTGGTGGCACTATGGCATCAGCTTCCTGCGCCTGCAGATGTGGgtggaggaggtgatggagaaGTTCATGAG GATCTACAAGTACCAGGCGCACGGCTACGCCTTctccagcctggaggagctgctgcgcTCGCTGGGGGGTGACGCCTTCGTCAACATGACGCAGCGCTCGGTGGCCGAGTCCTTGCTGGAGGTGGGCGTCACGCAGCGCTTTGTGGATGATGTCATTGCGGCCGTCCTGCGCTCCAGCTACGGGCAGTCAGTGCTggtgcctgcctttgcag gaGCCATGTCACTGGCGGGGGCCCAGGGCAGCACCTGGGCAGTGGAAGGAGGCAACAAGCTGGTGTGTTCAGGTCTGCTGAAGCTGACCAAAGCCAACGTCATCCCAGCCAGGGTGACAGGCATCTCTCTGCACAGCTCGG AGGGGAGAGCCCTGTACCAGGTGCACTACGAGGGCAGTGAAGGCCAGGGCTCAGCTTTCTACGACATGGTGGTTGTGACaactcccctgcaccccagcagaaGCAACTTCACCTTTGAGAACTTTGAGCCGCCCATCGCCGACTTCCCTGGAGCCTTCCAGCCCTCCGTCACCTCCGTGGTGCATGGCTACCTCAACTCCTCCTACTTTGGCTTCCCCGACCCCAAGCTCTTCCCCTTTGCCAGCATCCTCACCACCGACACCCCCAACCTCTTCTTCAATGCCATGGACAATATCTGTCCTGTCAACATCTCAGCAGCTTTCCGTCGCAAGCAACCCCAGGAGGCCGCAGTGTGGCgtgtcctctcccagcagctgctggacaagcagcagctgaagaccCTCTTCAGGTCCTACTACTCGGTGCAGGTGACAGAGTGGCAGGCGTATCCCCGCTATGATGCCGCCAAGTCCCTCCCGCCCATTGTGCTCCATGAAAACCTCTTCTACCTCAGTGGCGTGGAGTGGGTGGCCAGCTCCATGGAGATGATAGCGGTGGCGGCCAAAAACGTGGCCCTGCTGGCTTATAACCGCTGGCATCAGGACCTGGAGAAAATCGACCAGAAGGACTTGATGCACAAGGTGAAGACCGAGCTGTGA
- the PCYOX1L gene encoding prenylcysteine oxidase 1-like isoform X2 produces MAPPPAALLLPALAALLAAPAAARAPPRSIAVVGAGLGGSAVAYFLQQHFGPQVQLDVYEPAGVGGRLATVTVNKQQYESRGASIHALSLHMQDFVKILGLKHRREVAGKSAIFSGEHFVLEETDWYLLNLFRLWWHYGISFLRLQMWVEEVMEKFMRIYKYQAHGYAFSSLEELLRSLGGDAFVNMTQRSVAESLLEVGVTQRFVDDVIAAVLRSSYGQSVLVPAFAEGRALYQVHYEGSEGQGSAFYDMVVVTTPLHPSRSNFTFENFEPPIADFPGAFQPSVTSVVHGYLNSSYFGFPDPKLFPFASILTTDTPNLFFNAMDNICPVNISAAFRRKQPQEAAVWRVLSQQLLDKQQLKTLFRSYYSVQVTEWQAYPRYDAAKSLPPIVLHENLFYLSGVEWVASSMEMIAVAAKNVALLAYNRWHQDLEKIDQKDLMHKVKTEL; encoded by the exons atggccccgccgcccgccgcgctgctcCTGCCGGCCCTCGCCGCCCTCctggccgcgcccgccgccgcccgcgccccgccgcgcagcATCG CCGTGGTGGGCGCCGGGCTGGGCGGCTCGGCCGTCGCCTACTTCCTGCAGCAGCACTTCGGGCCGCAGGTGCAGCTGGACGTGTACGAGCCGGCGGGCGTGGGTGGCCGGCTGGCCACCGTCACCGTGAACAAGCAGCAGTACGAGAGCAGGGGAGCCTCCATCCACGCCCTCAGCCTCCACATGCAGGACTTCGTCAAGATCCTTG gccTCAAGCACCGGCGTGAGGTGGCAGGGAAGAGTGCCATATTCAGCGGGGAGCACTTCGTCCTGGAGGAGACTGACTGGTACCTGCTCAACCTCTTCCGGCTCTGGTGGCACTATGGCATCAGCTTCCTGCGCCTGCAGATGTGGgtggaggaggtgatggagaaGTTCATGAG GATCTACAAGTACCAGGCGCACGGCTACGCCTTctccagcctggaggagctgctgcgcTCGCTGGGGGGTGACGCCTTCGTCAACATGACGCAGCGCTCGGTGGCCGAGTCCTTGCTGGAGGTGGGCGTCACGCAGCGCTTTGTGGATGATGTCATTGCGGCCGTCCTGCGCTCCAGCTACGGGCAGTCAGTGCTggtgcctgcctttgcag AGGGGAGAGCCCTGTACCAGGTGCACTACGAGGGCAGTGAAGGCCAGGGCTCAGCTTTCTACGACATGGTGGTTGTGACaactcccctgcaccccagcagaaGCAACTTCACCTTTGAGAACTTTGAGCCGCCCATCGCCGACTTCCCTGGAGCCTTCCAGCCCTCCGTCACCTCCGTGGTGCATGGCTACCTCAACTCCTCCTACTTTGGCTTCCCCGACCCCAAGCTCTTCCCCTTTGCCAGCATCCTCACCACCGACACCCCCAACCTCTTCTTCAATGCCATGGACAATATCTGTCCTGTCAACATCTCAGCAGCTTTCCGTCGCAAGCAACCCCAGGAGGCCGCAGTGTGGCgtgtcctctcccagcagctgctggacaagcagcagctgaagaccCTCTTCAGGTCCTACTACTCGGTGCAGGTGACAGAGTGGCAGGCGTATCCCCGCTATGATGCCGCCAAGTCCCTCCCGCCCATTGTGCTCCATGAAAACCTCTTCTACCTCAGTGGCGTGGAGTGGGTGGCCAGCTCCATGGAGATGATAGCGGTGGCGGCCAAAAACGTGGCCCTGCTGGCTTATAACCGCTGGCATCAGGACCTGGAGAAAATCGACCAGAAGGACTTGATGCACAAGGTGAAGACCGAGCTGTGA
- the IL17B gene encoding interleukin-17B — protein sequence MERAPNLLLLCIFTFAMVLVPEAKDQSKAAKGRRRGPVRPPTATPALAWAPDDSYTSMADYEHSIQDMVRQLRNSSEPGDTKCQVNLRLWRSNRRSLSPWAYSINHDATRIPADIPEARCLCTGCINPFTMQEDRTMASIPIYSRLPVRRLLCPVPGEVGHKPSGKKCHKKYQTVMETIAVGCTCIF from the exons ATGGAGCGGGCTCCAAACCTG cttctcctctgcaTCTTCACCTTTGCCATGGTCCTGGTCCCCGAAGCGAAGGACCAAAGCAAGGCAGcgaaggggaggagaaggggcccAGTGCGGCCGCCCACGGCCACCCCTGCCCTGGCCTGGGCCCCGGACGACTCCTACACCTCCATGGCAGACTACGAGCACAGCATCCAGGACATGGTGCGCCAGCTGAGGAACAGCTCTGAGCCGGGAGACACCAAGTGCCAGGTCAACCTGAGGCTCTGGAGGTCCAACCGGAGGAGCCTGTCCCCCTGGGCCTACAG catAAACCACGACGCAACGCGGATCCCGGCAGACATCCCTGAGGCCCGATGCCTCTGCACCGGCTGCATCAACCCCTTCACGATGCAGGAGGACCGTACCATGGCCAGCATTCCCATCTACAGCCGGCTGCCTGTCCGCCGGCTGCTCTGCCCGGTGCCAGGCGAGGTGGGGCACAAGCCCTCTGGGAAGAAGTGTCACAAGAAGTACCAGACAGTCATGGAGACGATCGCTGTGGGCTGCACCTGTATCTTCTGA